Proteins encoded in a region of the Moritella marina ATCC 15381 genome:
- a CDS encoding diguanylate cyclase, with protein sequence MKIRIAVYLAVIISVIITYQINRSEVKQFDKFQQSFQVLERHFGELVYQLQAIQYGLSQLTLSHSTENKTALNFELTEADTCYTSKYRSSSQMYDFENDFLVVSGKPGCAKDTGLHHKITEAIKITPMMTFLAGRTDHVNSLYFISQHKFVIVSPKINALLINPLNFEKTLFKRPYMRKVLNTSTEGMSNKVFISGPYDDLYANNQIMTFSIAIYMDGRFYGVLNSDILWHEILSVIDSDFYLINDSKPASNLGILSEPLSFDGNITNLRMVMPNSISDQMTYLFKNSITDIAFYFVAIVIAAWVLYTLKLRFVSKVLASESCHDPLTGLLNRRGFMAELENIQHHRFYSFMIIDLDNFKHVNDTYGHPIGDEVLIRVTTVIKQQIRENDILLRLGGEEFGLLIAYNKDNKQIDVFERICESVANVPHYSDDTEFHVTMSGGVVTTSSIEQIKSIKSVIKQADERLYAAKIAGKNRILYADLSNNEPLNM encoded by the coding sequence TTGAAAATTAGAATTGCTGTTTATCTTGCCGTTATTATTAGTGTTATTATCACGTATCAGATAAATCGTTCTGAAGTTAAACAGTTCGATAAATTTCAACAATCATTTCAAGTATTAGAAAGGCACTTCGGCGAGTTGGTCTACCAGCTTCAAGCTATCCAATATGGCTTATCACAATTAACGCTCTCGCATTCGACCGAAAATAAAACGGCACTAAATTTTGAGTTAACCGAAGCTGACACCTGTTATACATCCAAATACCGCAGCAGTAGCCAAATGTACGACTTCGAGAATGATTTTTTGGTGGTGAGTGGTAAACCTGGTTGTGCAAAGGATACCGGTTTACATCATAAAATTACCGAGGCGATTAAGATCACACCTATGATGACATTCTTAGCTGGTAGAACAGATCACGTGAATAGTCTTTATTTTATTTCACAGCATAAATTCGTCATTGTATCGCCAAAAATTAATGCGTTATTGATTAATCCGCTGAACTTTGAAAAAACCCTGTTTAAACGTCCTTATATGCGTAAAGTGTTAAATACCAGCACGGAGGGGATGAGTAACAAGGTCTTTATTTCAGGTCCTTATGATGACTTATACGCAAACAATCAAATAATGACTTTTTCCATTGCTATTTATATGGATGGCCGTTTCTATGGAGTACTTAATAGTGATATTTTATGGCATGAAATATTGTCGGTTATAGACTCGGACTTTTACCTCATTAATGATTCCAAGCCCGCATCTAACTTGGGTATACTTAGTGAGCCGCTAAGCTTTGATGGCAATATTACCAATTTACGTATGGTAATGCCGAATTCAATCAGTGACCAAATGACTTACTTATTTAAGAATAGCATTACCGATATCGCGTTTTATTTTGTGGCCATTGTGATTGCAGCTTGGGTGTTATATACGTTGAAATTACGTTTTGTGTCGAAGGTATTGGCGTCTGAGTCATGCCATGATCCTTTGACTGGACTGTTAAACCGTCGTGGTTTTATGGCAGAACTCGAAAATATTCAACATCACCGGTTTTACTCTTTTATGATCATCGATTTAGATAATTTTAAGCATGTGAATGATACTTATGGGCACCCTATCGGTGATGAAGTGCTGATCCGAGTGACGACCGTTATTAAACAGCAAATTCGTGAAAATGACATATTATTACGCCTTGGCGGTGAAGAATTCGGCTTGCTAATTGCATATAACAAAGATAATAAACAGATTGATGTGTTTGAACGCATCTGTGAAAGCGTTGCTAATGTCCCGCATTATAGTGACGACACCGAGTTTCACGTGACTATGTCTGGTGGTGTGGTTACTACGTCTTCGATTGAGCAAATTAAATCAATAAAAAGTGTCATTAAACAAGCCGATGAACGTTTATATGCGGCTAAAATCGCGGGTAAGAATCGTATACTTTATGCAGATTTAAGCAATAATGAACCACTCAATATGTAG
- a CDS encoding SLC13 family permease, translated as MNKNESLPLPTNTMEWLTNKNSIIVILDVILFALLYNFLPFEKDVVLGLSILSFIAILWLTEALHVSITAIIVPILAVVFGIFNTQTALNNFSNPIIFLFLGGFALAAALHRQELDKAIADKVLVLAKGRMDVAVFMLFGVTAGLSMWISNTATTAMMLPLVLGVLNKVNTKTGHNTYVFVLLGIAYCASIGGIATIVGSPPNAIAAAQLDLSFTEWMTYGVPITLLLLPITVGVLYVLLKPNLNEIFELDHQPIAWDKGKVVTLAIFALTVFLWIFSKPINAMLGGFSKFDTLVALMAIVLVGVARVVNWKDIEKTTDWGVLLLFGGGICLSNILKATGTSVFLAESLSDVLSQAGMLIIILTVVAFVVMLTEFASNTASAALLIPVFAGVAEALGMSPIILSALIAIAASCAFMLPVATPPNAIVFSTGHIKQSEMMRVGIYLNLICIFALSLVAWLFWA; from the coding sequence ATGAACAAAAATGAAAGTTTACCGCTACCAACAAATACAATGGAGTGGTTAACAAATAAAAACAGTATTATTGTTATATTAGACGTCATTTTATTTGCTTTGTTATACAATTTTTTACCGTTTGAAAAAGACGTAGTCCTGGGGCTAAGTATTTTGAGTTTTATCGCTATATTGTGGTTAACGGAGGCATTACATGTCAGCATCACGGCTATTATAGTGCCTATACTTGCCGTGGTATTTGGAATCTTTAATACTCAGACGGCGCTGAATAATTTTTCTAATCCGATTATATTTTTGTTCTTAGGGGGGTTTGCGTTAGCTGCTGCATTGCATCGACAAGAACTCGATAAAGCCATTGCTGATAAAGTACTGGTATTAGCAAAAGGTCGTATGGATGTCGCTGTATTTATGCTATTTGGTGTAACAGCAGGCCTGTCGATGTGGATCAGTAATACCGCAACAACGGCGATGATGTTACCACTCGTATTGGGCGTACTGAATAAAGTCAATACCAAGACCGGGCACAACACATATGTGTTTGTACTATTGGGTATCGCTTATTGCGCGAGTATTGGTGGTATTGCCACTATTGTAGGAAGCCCGCCAAATGCGATCGCTGCTGCGCAGTTAGATTTGAGTTTTACTGAATGGATGACTTATGGTGTACCAATTACACTGCTATTATTACCGATTACCGTCGGCGTGCTATATGTTTTACTGAAACCAAACCTCAATGAAATTTTTGAATTAGATCATCAACCAATTGCATGGGATAAAGGTAAAGTTGTTACTTTAGCTATCTTTGCATTAACTGTATTTTTATGGATATTCAGTAAACCGATTAACGCGATGCTCGGTGGTTTTTCTAAGTTCGATACCTTGGTCGCACTAATGGCGATTGTGTTGGTCGGTGTTGCACGTGTGGTTAATTGGAAAGATATTGAAAAAACCACTGACTGGGGTGTATTGCTGTTATTTGGTGGTGGTATTTGTTTAAGCAATATCTTGAAAGCAACGGGCACAAGTGTATTCTTAGCTGAAAGCTTAAGTGATGTGTTATCACAAGCTGGCATGTTGATTATTATTCTGACGGTGGTTGCATTTGTTGTTATGTTGACGGAATTTGCGAGTAATACAGCAAGTGCTGCGTTGTTAATTCCGGTATTCGCAGGTGTCGCTGAAGCGTTGGGGATGTCGCCTATTATTCTCTCGGCGTTAATTGCGATCGCTGCATCTTGCGCCTTTATGCTGCCTGTTGCTACGCCACCGAATGCGATTGTATTTAGTACTGGGCATATTAAGCAGTCTGAAATGATGCGTGTGGGTATTTACCTTAATCTTATTTGTATCTTTGCATTATCGCTTGTTGCTTGGCTATTCTGGGCATAA
- a CDS encoding GGDEF domain-containing protein, with protein sequence MSLSLFRQFAIFITILSSYPVHALDTVNFDLRWNHQFQFAGYYAAIEKGYYQDEDIKVNIRAGSAQKDNIDEVISGRTDFSISNSELIQARLQGKPVVAISALFQYSPEVLLSLKSSNIHNPSALKNKIIATNSGQLESHLLAMLDMQDSPLAEQLTIIKKSDFELEPLITGKVDMITSYLTNQPYTLSKMGIDYNIMDPQAYGINFYSDFLFTSEQLISTNYRLVERFQRASIRGWQYALANPDEIINLILAKYPTTKSVDALRYEAKMMSTIMRNDLVELGHINPSRINAMAKSIIEFSEQNYDLAAMDGFLTSTEDKSIQQFQWRLRFLLLFFIIAACIIGLYFRLHHKLRLEIKEQRLLTRQLKAAVNTDPLSGIYNRRKFAKCYKHETERSLRYGGKFSIVMIDIDNFKQTNDTYGHEFGDEVIKKVASILADGVRDIDTCARYGGEEFILLLPNTDEYASGVLAERLRKKIQQCTFIAQNNDIVTITCSFGVAQFQGNLDSTSRFVVQQSQHEGTIACADKALYFAKKNSRNRVCYWSHITEVLADTA encoded by the coding sequence ATGAGTTTATCTTTATTTCGCCAATTCGCGATCTTTATCACAATACTCAGTTCTTATCCTGTACACGCACTTGATACTGTAAATTTTGATCTGAGATGGAATCATCAATTTCAATTCGCAGGTTACTACGCCGCAATTGAAAAAGGCTATTATCAAGATGAAGATATCAAAGTTAATATACGCGCAGGCTCAGCCCAAAAAGATAATATTGACGAAGTAATCAGTGGCCGAACTGATTTTTCGATAAGTAATAGCGAACTTATTCAGGCACGTTTGCAAGGCAAACCCGTTGTCGCGATATCAGCCTTATTCCAATACTCACCGGAGGTGTTGCTAAGCTTAAAAAGCAGTAACATTCATAATCCTTCAGCGCTAAAAAATAAAATCATTGCAACAAATAGTGGTCAACTCGAGTCCCATTTATTAGCTATGCTAGACATGCAAGACAGCCCCTTGGCAGAACAGCTGACGATAATAAAAAAATCTGACTTTGAACTCGAACCGCTCATTACAGGCAAGGTTGATATGATAACGAGCTACTTAACCAATCAACCTTATACGCTCAGTAAAATGGGCATCGACTACAACATCATGGATCCACAAGCATACGGGATTAACTTCTACAGTGATTTTCTATTCACCAGTGAACAGCTGATCTCTACGAATTATCGTTTAGTCGAACGCTTTCAACGCGCGTCAATACGAGGTTGGCAATACGCATTAGCAAACCCTGATGAAATCATTAACCTCATCTTAGCTAAATACCCGACCACCAAATCCGTTGATGCCCTACGTTATGAAGCGAAAATGATGTCAACAATAATGCGTAACGATCTAGTCGAATTAGGTCACATTAATCCATCACGCATTAACGCAATGGCAAAATCAATCATCGAGTTCAGCGAACAAAATTATGACCTTGCTGCAATGGATGGATTCCTGACATCAACAGAAGATAAAAGTATTCAACAATTCCAGTGGCGATTACGATTTCTGCTGCTATTTTTTATCATTGCCGCCTGTATAATTGGTCTTTATTTTCGTTTACACCACAAGCTCCGTCTGGAAATAAAAGAGCAACGGTTGTTAACACGTCAATTGAAGGCTGCAGTGAATACCGATCCGTTAAGCGGCATATATAATCGTCGTAAATTTGCGAAATGTTACAAACACGAAACAGAGCGCTCACTGCGCTATGGTGGAAAATTCAGTATTGTCATGATTGACATTGATAATTTCAAACAAACCAATGACACTTATGGCCATGAATTTGGTGATGAAGTGATTAAAAAAGTGGCAAGTATTTTAGCTGACGGCGTTCGAGATATAGATACTTGCGCGCGTTATGGTGGCGAGGAATTTATCTTACTCTTACCCAATACTGATGAATATGCTTCTGGTGTTTTAGCTGAACGCTTACGCAAAAAGATCCAACAATGTACTTTTATAGCACAAAATAACGATATCGTGACGATAACCTGTTCATTTGGTGTCGCGCAATTTCAAGGCAATTTAGACTCGACGTCTCGTTTTGTAGTCCAGCAAAGTCAACATGAAGGCACCATTGCCTGTGCAGATAAAGCCTTGTATTTTGCCAAGAAAAATAGCCGAAATCGCGTTTGTTATTGGTCTCATATAACCGAAGTACTTGCTGACACAGCTTAG
- the yeiP gene encoding elongation factor P-like protein EfpL — protein sequence MPKASDVKKNTAVEYNNGVYIIRDIERSVPQGRAGGSIYRMRMYDVVTGSKIDEVFKDSDNLNLADLARNQVMFSYADGDEYVFMDTEDYTPYSLDKATIADELLFITEDTQGLQVLIVDDKPVSIELPSAVEMVIVETDPSIKGASASARTKPAILSTGLTIQVPEYIASGEKVKINTTDHKFMSRADK from the coding sequence ATGCCAAAGGCAAGTGACGTTAAAAAGAATACCGCTGTTGAATATAATAACGGCGTATACATCATCCGTGATATCGAACGTTCAGTTCCACAAGGCCGTGCTGGTGGCAGTATCTACCGTATGCGTATGTACGATGTAGTGACTGGTTCAAAAATCGATGAAGTATTCAAAGATAGTGACAACCTTAACCTAGCTGATCTTGCGCGTAACCAAGTGATGTTCTCTTATGCTGACGGTGATGAATATGTATTCATGGATACAGAAGATTACACGCCGTATAGCTTAGATAAAGCAACAATTGCTGATGAATTGTTATTCATCACAGAAGACACTCAAGGTCTTCAAGTATTAATTGTTGATGACAAGCCTGTTTCTATCGAACTGCCTTCTGCTGTTGAAATGGTTATTGTTGAAACTGACCCTTCAATCAAAGGTGCTTCTGCAAGTGCACGTACTAAGCCTGCCATCTTGTCTACTGGTTTAACTATCCAAGTGCCAGAATACATTGCAAGTGGCGAAAAAGTTAAAATTAACACGACTGATCATAAATTCATGAGCCGTGCAGATAAATAA
- a CDS encoding GNAT family N-acetyltransferase codes for MDNDTWLEETKLVGCHVTLIPLQRKHADALIHAASDGNLWELWFTSVPSKNTINGYIEKALNDHSLGKALPFTVVDNTTGDIIGSTRLCEMTPENDRVEIGYTWYAKRYQKTGVNTECKYLLLQHAFETLNVIATELRTHWHNHISRAAIARLGAKQDGVLRNHKKDKDGFYRDTVVFSIIDHEWPMVKHSLSYKMDR; via the coding sequence ATGGATAATGATACTTGGTTAGAAGAAACCAAACTTGTGGGTTGTCACGTGACGCTCATTCCGCTGCAGCGTAAGCATGCCGACGCACTTATTCACGCTGCATCCGATGGTAACCTTTGGGAGTTATGGTTTACCAGCGTACCGAGTAAAAACACGATTAATGGTTACATTGAAAAGGCGCTTAACGATCATTCGTTAGGCAAAGCATTACCTTTTACTGTGGTTGATAACACCACGGGTGACATCATAGGCTCCACTCGGTTATGTGAAATGACACCGGAAAATGACCGCGTTGAAATTGGTTATACTTGGTATGCTAAGCGTTATCAAAAAACAGGTGTGAATACAGAATGTAAATATCTATTGTTGCAGCATGCGTTTGAAACGCTAAATGTGATCGCGACAGAACTAAGAACTCATTGGCATAACCATATCTCACGTGCTGCAATTGCGCGTTTAGGGGCAAAGCAAGATGGGGTATTGCGTAATCATAAAAAAGATAAAGATGGCTTTTACCGTGATACCGTTGTGTTTTCAATTATCGATCATGAATGGCCGATGGTGAAGCATAGTCTAAGTTATAAGATGGATCGTTAA
- a CDS encoding sensor domain-containing diguanylate cyclase: MKRNVISKKWMYFPIVSMLISTIIGLFIFNLTLSNWIEEKIEAGLANEITRITHKLQASDLPFNDLEKLDIYIKTDIELSRQNHITLVAFDGTVLADSDISLAEVMDIENHLNRKEIVDAKNNGHGTTTRFSTSRFKDLLYSANAFSYKGENYILRVATPLTRIESMADELMAILALLMTISLGLVTASTLLSSKLMNQQVQHEKDQQESLIEQRTLEIELLRRLTNMLAACNSIDEAQMIVEDIIPRILGDVNGVVSLIRSSRNQLLVKLDWGGAWPGSKTYAPEECWALRKGKFHLANDKYTTLPCSHMAEVQTDSPEASQTLCIPLVAHGNTIGMMHLFSGDKELTDETQQLAFTVAEHLGLALANLNIQEKLREQAISDPLTGLYNRRYYEETINQELMRAKRNKQELSLLMLDLDHFKLFNDNYGHDAGDYVLKTIGSLLIESMRGEDTICRLGGEEFIIILPETGIEAARQVANGLCKSINQLHLAMKDLSLGKLSVSIGISTYPINGMQKDELTKLSDIALYEAKERGRNQSCHYSDLIIMGDELDLETVTPTEKLITKNDNDLETHVIDI, translated from the coding sequence ATGAAAAGAAATGTAATAAGTAAAAAATGGATGTACTTCCCAATTGTCAGCATGTTGATTTCTACAATCATCGGGTTATTTATCTTCAATTTAACGCTATCAAATTGGATAGAAGAAAAAATAGAGGCGGGTTTAGCAAATGAAATTACGCGCATAACCCATAAACTGCAGGCATCAGACTTGCCTTTTAACGATCTTGAAAAACTCGATATTTACATCAAAACCGACATCGAGCTAAGTCGTCAGAATCACATCACCTTAGTGGCATTTGATGGTACTGTTTTAGCGGACAGTGATATTTCATTAGCTGAAGTCATGGACATTGAAAATCACCTTAATCGTAAAGAAATCGTCGATGCTAAAAATAATGGCCATGGTACAACGACCCGCTTTAGTACCAGTCGCTTTAAAGATTTACTTTACTCAGCAAATGCCTTCTCTTATAAAGGTGAAAACTACATCCTGCGAGTTGCTACGCCGCTAACGCGTATCGAATCAATGGCCGATGAATTAATGGCGATTTTGGCATTGCTAATGACCATTAGTTTAGGCTTGGTGACAGCATCGACCTTACTCAGTAGCAAGTTGATGAATCAACAAGTACAGCATGAAAAAGATCAGCAAGAAAGCTTGATTGAACAACGTACTTTAGAAATTGAATTATTACGTCGCCTGACGAATATGCTAGCGGCTTGTAATTCAATTGATGAAGCACAAATGATTGTCGAAGATATCATTCCGCGTATCTTAGGCGATGTAAATGGTGTTGTATCGCTGATACGTTCGTCTCGAAATCAGCTATTAGTGAAACTAGACTGGGGCGGTGCTTGGCCAGGTAGTAAAACTTATGCACCTGAAGAGTGCTGGGCATTGCGTAAAGGTAAATTCCACCTCGCTAATGATAAATACACCACACTACCGTGTTCGCACATGGCAGAGGTACAAACAGATAGCCCTGAAGCAAGCCAGACACTGTGTATTCCACTTGTCGCACATGGTAATACCATAGGTATGATGCATCTCTTCTCTGGTGATAAAGAGCTAACCGATGAGACACAACAATTAGCGTTTACTGTAGCTGAACATTTAGGTTTGGCCCTTGCTAACTTGAACATTCAAGAGAAACTACGTGAACAGGCAATTAGCGACCCATTAACTGGTCTTTATAACCGTCGCTACTATGAAGAAACAATTAATCAAGAGTTAATGAGAGCAAAACGTAACAAACAAGAGCTGTCATTGTTAATGCTTGATTTAGATCACTTCAAGTTGTTCAATGACAATTATGGCCATGATGCGGGTGATTATGTACTTAAAACCATCGGTTCTCTACTTATTGAATCTATGCGCGGTGAAGATACAATCTGTCGTTTGGGTGGTGAGGAGTTCATCATTATTTTACCTGAAACAGGTATCGAAGCGGCAAGACAAGTTGCAAATGGTTTATGTAAATCAATCAATCAATTACATCTTGCAATGAAAGATTTATCGTTAGGTAAACTGAGCGTATCCATTGGTATTTCAACGTATCCAATTAACGGCATGCAAAAAGACGAGTTAACCAAACTTTCAGACATTGCATTATATGAAGCGAAAGAACGTGGTCGTAATCAATCTTGTCACTACAGCGACTTAATCATCATGGGCGATGAATTAGACCTAGAGACGGTCACACCAACTGAAAAGTTAATCACAAAAAATGATAACGATTTAGAAACGCACGTTATTGATATTTAA
- a CDS encoding acyltransferase, whose amino-acid sequence MGQARPSIFYIDFLRFIAAFAVIAIHVLGPFRFLYGDITNADWLAASGINSVTRWAVPVFMMITGALLVSTERAFNCEEYLVKRLSKVAVPFIGWTLIYAVIGGFFVNDLITGTWSANETMNILSSAPNDPVWYHLWFFYDFIPLYFVIPFLIPLLKKATPELIKLLIVTWMVLFSMKWLKVDSFLQENLILYTGYLILGWYLFNRDNRPQLKSWVIAGVSMLVFNFFGTWQLAVDTGKYSSLFMGYKTLNTVLIGGMLFVLAQTYADKIQGKLRAFVLVVSKYSLGIYLLHPLLLIPVRELENGFYSAFGSNWLAIPLITVITLVLSLMCTMMLVKIPVINRLVP is encoded by the coding sequence ATGGGTCAAGCACGGCCGTCTATCTTTTATATCGACTTTCTTCGATTTATTGCGGCTTTTGCTGTGATAGCGATTCACGTATTGGGCCCATTTCGCTTTTTATATGGTGATATTACCAACGCTGATTGGCTAGCGGCAAGTGGTATTAATAGCGTTACGCGCTGGGCTGTGCCTGTATTTATGATGATCACGGGTGCTTTATTAGTATCTACCGAACGCGCCTTTAACTGTGAAGAGTATTTAGTTAAACGCCTATCCAAAGTCGCGGTTCCCTTCATCGGTTGGACATTAATTTATGCTGTCATCGGTGGTTTTTTTGTTAATGACTTAATCACTGGCACCTGGTCTGCTAACGAAACCATGAACATACTCTCGAGCGCGCCGAATGATCCCGTTTGGTATCATTTGTGGTTCTTCTATGACTTCATTCCCTTGTATTTTGTGATCCCTTTTCTGATTCCATTATTAAAAAAAGCGACACCAGAGTTAATCAAACTACTCATCGTCACTTGGATGGTACTATTTTCGATGAAATGGTTGAAGGTCGACAGCTTTTTGCAAGAAAACTTGATTCTGTATACTGGTTATTTAATTCTAGGTTGGTATCTGTTTAATCGAGACAATCGCCCACAGTTAAAATCTTGGGTAATTGCAGGTGTTAGCATGCTAGTATTTAATTTCTTCGGTACTTGGCAGTTAGCAGTAGACACAGGTAAATACAGCAGTTTATTTATGGGTTATAAAACCCTGAATACTGTATTAATTGGCGGCATGCTGTTTGTATTAGCACAGACTTATGCCGATAAGATCCAAGGTAAGTTAAGAGCCTTTGTCTTGGTTGTGTCAAAATACAGCTTAGGGATTTACCTACTACATCCATTACTATTAATTCCGGTACGAGAACTAGAAAACGGTTTTTATAGCGCCTTTGGCAGTAACTGGTTGGCGATCCCGCTCATCACTGTCATCACGCTAGTGCTCTCGCTAATGTGTACCATGATGCTAGTTAAAATCCCGGTGATTAACCGCCTCGTTCCCTAA
- a CDS encoding sulfite exporter TauE/SafE family protein, with protein sequence MPIEYILGIASFLTSIIAGVLGFGGGMLLIALLPLYLHPSTIIPIHGITQLASNSSRMLFSITDVQWSLLPKFLVGSLLGIVLFGLLLANIPSTYIPVAIGLYILLNLWSSRFSSFIKRYENYYIIGLLQTGLGLIVGATGPIATSVLTKELTCKNQIIATSSMFMSISHVAKILVFGFIGFSFFEHLSLLIYMVLGSIIGSFVGTKLRSLASNDHLLFIIKLLLSLLAIKMIAAVITEYY encoded by the coding sequence TTGCCAATTGAATATATTTTAGGTATAGCGTCGTTCCTTACCTCAATTATCGCAGGTGTGTTGGGATTTGGTGGCGGTATGTTATTAATCGCCCTACTCCCATTATATTTGCACCCGAGTACCATCATTCCTATCCATGGTATTACCCAGTTAGCGAGTAATTCATCTCGCATGCTGTTTTCCATTACTGACGTACAATGGTCGCTGCTGCCGAAGTTCCTTGTTGGCTCTTTACTCGGCATCGTATTATTTGGCCTATTACTGGCGAATATACCGAGTACTTATATCCCAGTGGCCATTGGCCTCTATATCCTGTTGAACCTATGGAGTTCGCGCTTTTCGAGCTTCATCAAACGATATGAGAACTATTATATCATTGGCTTATTGCAAACAGGTTTAGGCCTTATCGTGGGGGCTACAGGACCAATAGCAACGAGTGTATTAACCAAAGAGCTCACTTGCAAAAATCAGATCATCGCCACCAGCTCGATGTTCATGAGCATTAGCCATGTGGCGAAAATTTTAGTCTTTGGTTTCATCGGATTTTCGTTCTTTGAACACCTAAGTTTACTGATTTATATGGTACTAGGTTCAATTATTGGTTCATTCGTGGGCACCAAGTTACGTAGTCTTGCAAGCAATGACCACTTATTATTCATCATCAAGCTATTACTGAGTCTGCTCGCTATAAAGATGATTGCAGCAGTGATCACTGAATACTATTAA
- a CDS encoding HAD-IA family hydrolase produces MMEQCLLFDCDGTLVDSEKLCNLGIVIKFDELGIKLDAEQLMMKYRGWELAAVFEQLSAEFGVTLPSDFVAEYRSVVAGLFDSELQPIAGIKAALDLLPGPKAVVSNGPADKIKQALALCGLTHYFGSNIYSAYDIGIWKPDPAIYTFAAKDMGFDSKDCIVIEDGLVGVEAGYKAGMQTLFYNRFNQTCAFPSVITFNTMDELPELINSQ; encoded by the coding sequence ATGATGGAACAATGTTTGCTATTTGATTGTGACGGTACGCTAGTGGACAGCGAAAAGCTGTGTAACTTGGGCATTGTGATTAAATTTGATGAGCTGGGTATCAAACTAGATGCAGAACAGCTGATGATGAAGTACCGTGGTTGGGAACTCGCGGCTGTATTTGAACAATTGTCTGCAGAGTTCGGTGTGACATTACCGAGTGACTTCGTTGCCGAATACCGCTCTGTCGTCGCAGGGCTATTTGATTCAGAGTTACAACCAATCGCAGGAATTAAAGCCGCGTTAGATTTACTTCCAGGGCCTAAAGCTGTGGTGTCGAATGGACCAGCAGACAAAATAAAACAAGCACTCGCGTTGTGTGGTTTAACTCACTATTTTGGTTCTAATATCTACAGCGCGTACGATATTGGTATTTGGAAACCAGATCCTGCCATTTATACCTTTGCTGCAAAAGACATGGGTTTTGATAGTAAAGATTGCATCGTTATTGAGGATGGTTTGGTTGGTGTTGAAGCGGGCTATAAAGCCGGTATGCAGACATTGTTTTATAATCGTTTTAATCAAACATGCGCCTTTCCATCCGTTATTACGTTCAATACGATGGATGAGCTACCAGAGCTGATAAATAGTCAGTGA